The stretch of DNA aaagaaccaAACAAGGGTCGAATGAATCTACGTGGTCAATCATTATCCACAACAACACCAAGTTATTGAAAAATGTAGTGTAGAGTTGGTCCACACCTACTACTCTTTTAAGACTCATTTTACACTGGCCAAGTAGAATAAGGTGTTCGCGCTAACATTTGGGTGGACCTGCTCTAGAACATTCTCATCCTTTCTTTCAATATCTTCGTAGATCACATACACGCAGGTCGGATTACAACCTATACTCCATAAGCCTTTTGAGTGTTGTGAAGAATATTTTTGCTATGTGAAGTGgaagttttaatttaaattttctcctTTTCGGATGCAGAGGCATGAATTTGATTGTAGAATCAGTAATATTATgctctgaaaaggaaaattattttttgcacATGATATATATACATCGATCAATACCACTCAGAAGATCGGATTGTTAGATTTAAAATATGAGATGAGATAGAGTACGGAGAGGAAACAGTGCACAAATAAAATATGCAAAGGCACTGCACTGGGTGCAATTAATAATTTGACTCTATTTTGTTTCAACAATTTTTCGGTGACTTCTCGAGTACTAAAAAGATCGTGTTTGGTTTTTCAACATCCTCGTCTTTATCCCCTGATTAAACACCCCGACAATTAAGACCAAGAAGCAGTTTTTTCCACTTCTAGAAAAAGCAGCAACTACCCCAgcttttttttatctatatatatttttaagatattatgtagtttcacatttttttaatttagtaccatatataatttaaagtgtatcaatttagtattctagattttttttttcttttcgtcagcctctctgttaactttttattaaattatatataaaaaaatacagatATTTCacctataatttatcaaatatttattttaatatcttttagttttacctttattactgatttaataaaaaaaaattagtgaacaaaataataaaaaataaaaaataaaatagggtACGAAAGTATTATACTTTAAATGATATAATACTGAAGTaagaaagtaagaaaatatataaggggtgatatttaaagtgtttttttttttataaaaaagacaGCTTCTGATTACGGCGACTCGCGATCGTTCGCGCTTCCCCTACCCTCCAAAGCAACGAACTCTTTAATCAAACCTTTTATTAGCAgccacaataataataataataataataataataataataataataaaattataaaaaggtCCAAAACTTTTTAAGCCAATAGAATATGGGCCCCAGATTCTCTGTCTCAACTCTAAGCAAAGTTGAAGTTTTGCACCCTCCCCAAACTCCTTATAAATACGCAGCCCCCGTGCCCCCACTCTTTTACTCCTCAATCCAGTTATTATACTCCAACGTATAATTGTTTAGTtgaatacattaaaaaaaatgaagaggcATAGGTTTCCTGATCGGGAAGTAGgcgaggtggaggtggagagcATCAACATGGCCAACATGTTGATGTTCCTCTCGCGGGGcgacggcggtggcggtggcagcGGCTACGGCGGAGGCGAAACTGATAGTAATTCGCAAAGAGTGTTCGAGTGCAAGACGTGCGGGCGGAGATTCCCGTCGTTCCAGGCGCTCGGCGGACACATGCGACGGCACCGCGCTgctgtggcggcggcggaggaagaggtGGAAGGGTGTGGAAATTTCAGAATTGTTCTGGAANTTCCAGGCGCTCGGCGGCCACCGCGCCAGCCACAAGAAGCCGAGGCTGTCGGGGGACTctgcggaggcggcggaggccgcgGTCGCGAAGCCGAGGGTGCATGAGTGCTCCATTTGTGGGCTCGAGTTCGCTCTGGGCCAGGCGCTCGGCGGACACATGCGACGGCACCGCGCTgctgtggcggcggcggaggaagaggtGGAAGGGTGTGGAAATTTCAGAATTGTTCTGGAAAAGAAACACGAACGCAAAGGAGAAGATGAGAAACGGGGGTCGTGGCTCGACTTGGACCTCAACATGGCGCCTCCGTTGGTGGATTTCTTTCATTAATTTGCTaaaaattcctttttttccctttttttttttcttctctatcaTTTTTGATACGGTATTGTACCTGAGctgagttctttttttttttgtttaacatCTCCCcacacttttaaatttttatttaacatcTCAACATGGGTCGGGTTTGAATTTCGGTAACTACTTATTGGACCCAGAATCCCAATTtgttatcaaaattttagattgtttttttttttttttttgttcatttgaCTCCAGGATAGAGCGGCTTTTCACGTATGTACGTAATCGTGTCGTGGCACTATTTGAGAGTAatacaattttatattattattattatttactgaTAACTTGGGATAAGAATGAGATTATATTACAGCTGAGCACGAGAGTGATCCAATTTTGCTTAATTTATGTCTAtttatttaaattgtaattttattattattattatattttactaatACATAGCATAATAAAACACAACTGAGATTATTGGTCGGTGCAAGCGAAGATGATATACGGAGCTATTTGATTAGCGTTTTTTTTCCGAGAAAACTCATTGTTCATTAAATTTCGAATGCATattcaattttgttttaaagTTTATTATTGTTGTAGAGGGCACAAAGGCTGTAATTCAAAAGAGCAGCTTTATAATCCAAAAGTTAAGTTTTCTAGAATAGAAAAAAGTTCTCACTTTTATTTGTCAAGCGTTTTGCAAGTTTAGATCAATAAAATTGTTCTAGAAAACAAAGTACATATTAAGCGCCTGTTTAGTGAAGGAACACTTCTTTGTTTAAGAAATAGAATTTAGACTTCTAAGCAAAATTATGCAACTTGAGATTCATGTACCCCCAAAATTCTTAAAATTCCAATTTTTGATAAAGAATGATGTTCCAAACAAGAGAAAGAACTAGAAGAAAAAGGCCCCAAATCACATTAAGCTTTATATAACTGTTTATATACTCCACATTAAGCTCCCATATCCTTTccttttttggtcatttttttgaactttgccttttaggcttcatttggtattgcggggagattgcgttacgtgcggtgaaaaaTGACAGTTTCTCGatgaaaaaatatcatatttattttcgtacgtaatattgcgtttcgcataccgcgatgagtcggttacgatatattttctgcggtcccaccagaAAACGCAATAAGCATACCCCTATATGCTTCTGCTTCCTcagtaaaaaccaaaaaaaaaaaaagaagaaaagtggGGGTAAACTTATACACCAAGAATAAACAGGCTACAACCTCCTCGAGGTATTAACATTGTCAAGCATTCAACAGTGGAGAGAGTTAGCATAAGGCAGCAATAAGAACAAGCACAGAAAACGCCAACAGGATTATGCTGCCAAAAAAGAAATGTAGTTTTAAAACAAGATAATATTTATTGCCTCGGCAATCGGCATCACATGAAATGTACAGGTATAAACTCTCCAACGACGAAAGAAACACCGTCAACAGCAGGTGTTACTCGTACACATTCAAAGCACACACGAGCAAAATATGTGCTCGAAAACAAGTGTGTTTGTTAAAGGGTACGTAAGTGAAAAAGTCCAAATATAGTCATTGGTTTTATTTCCAGAAAACCAGATTTTTTTTCTCGGAAGAAGAAACTTCATTAATAAGGACACTTGATCGGCTCGGGCTGCATCGCCTTCCTCACGAGCCCTGCTTGCTCCTGCTGATGAACAGACAAGAATCCAGTGGCCGTAGCAGCAGAAGGCGCCCTGCCCACATATTTTATGTCCTCGAAAGAACCACGGCCGAGCGCCCGCATGGCGGTACATAGGCGAGGGGTGATGTAATTGTACGCCCCCATGTTCATCGGCTCTTCTTGGCACCACACAATCTCTGCATCtggaagagaaaaaggagaaaagaaaaaaaaaggcgggTCAATCAATTCATCCATACttccaaaaaatattatttagcaTGTTTGGCTACAAATCTCTGAAGTGTCTTTAGACCTCAAATAAAggattaaattttgaatggaaGAGCAAAAACAGCTTCCTCCTCCATCGAGctgatataataggactaagaTCAGAATAACATAGACATATTATTCCATCATATACCAAAAGGAAAGCGTAAGGTTCTAATAGGACCTCCTATGTTCTTTTATTAGGATGGGAACACTCCAATGGTATAATCATTAGTTCATATGATGAAAGTGGCCCACACCATCTCTTGTTAGCATGTTTTTTATTGTAATCTTAATAGTCAAAACGGCTCCAATTTTCCATAGAACATGAAGATTTATATTTGTTAGGAGAAAAAGCTATAACTAACAAGAAAATTTAGCAAACAATGGCTGCCAAAACTGCACAAAGTTATTTGATATAACAGGCATAGAATGTCAACATTTCTGAAATTTCAGTGTAATGTAGCTTGTTTTGTGCCAGTTGCAAGTGTGCATGTTCCTAGCGTCATTAGTTAAATCACCAAAAATATAGTGTAAGGCATCGTACTTGGATATCGCTTTAGCTCTCTCTGAATGAGGTCATAAGGGAACGGACAAAGCTGCTCAACTCTACAGATTGCAACATCATTCCGTTCAGTTTTCTTCCGCTCTTCATCAAGCTCATAGTACACCTGAAAGTGACAAAACATTAGCATTCAGTCCACAGgcaaaaaaaaacgaaaaaaaaaaaaaaacatttattaaCTCACTCTTCTAAGCTGTTGCTAAGAGAAATTCATGAGATCACAGTTTACATACCTTCCCAGAACATAATACCAGACGGTTAATTCCCTCCTCAACCTCTTTGTGATCATTTCTGTCCTTGATAAGGCGCTTGAAGCGTGTCCCTTGCGTATCAAATCCGGGATGGCCCTCCATATCATCGAACTCAGAAAGGTGGGATTTGCAGTCCTTGTGCCGAAGAAGATTTTTGGGAGCCATAACAACTAGAGGTTTCCGGAACTCCCTGTGTATCTGGTCATCATCCAGAGATTGTGTAGGCTCAaatctctctcctttctttatgtttttaattttcatatttagttTTTTGTTATAAATGGTTAGAAGGAAGGATTGTCTATCCCGATAGTGCAACTTAGGCCCAGGACTGTTTGCTTAAACACTCGTAGTTATAGAACTTTCTCATATATTGTAAATACATTCTTCGCCTCTGGGTGGGGGGTTGGGGGTTGGGTTTGAAGTTAATCATTTTACAGAAGGGTAATTGGTTATtttacaaggaaaaaaaaagattttcattTAATGAGAAGTTCACAGACTGAGTTGCAATATGGCTACAAGGATTATCCTTCATTCTATCCTAAAAGGTGAATACTAACCTGACGCCTCAGAACATGGAAATAATTAGCAGGTGTTGTCACATTCACAACTTGCCAATTACACTCCTGGATCTGCTTTCTTAGAGTTGGTTCCATCTCGGGTATCACATAAGGGTTATCATCGCTCATCTGCAAGGTAGTGTTATAAGTCCTCGTATATGAGAAGCCCAGTAGTATTTCTCAAACAATTATAAAAGACATAAAAGGTTAAGCCTGAATTCAATGGAAGACTTTTCCTACGTTAATAATATTGTGGTATTGTAACCAGAAAACATCATCTTACATGagataaagaaagagaaaagttaaaaagataAGAGATTCAAAAGGATttgtcaaaataaaatatctgaGGGATAATACCTTTTTCTTACCATATCAGAGTCAAGAAAGAATAACTAAGAAGATAAACGCGCACATAAGAGTGGCAATAATTGTGATCAATTGGATGAAAATTTCAATTCAATGAACAAAGTTGTTTAGTGGTCATGTAAATACCTGAAGGAAACGTTCCAAACGTGCACTAGAATGTTCTGGGCCTTGACCATCATAGCCATGAGGCAATAACACCACAAGCCCAGTTTGGCGCAACCACTTTGCCTCTCCACTACTCATAAACTGGTCAAACAGTACTTGAGCACCATTGGAAAAGTCACCAAACTGAGCTTCCCAAAGAATTAGAGAATTAGGGTTTTCCATCGAATAGCCCATTTCAAATCCAAGAACTGCAAATTCTGAAAGAGAGCTGCATTCCAATTGGAGGGTCAGCAAAAGTCATCCTAAAATTGATCGCTTTCAAATCATAAAGTTGCTGCAGTCCACAAGACCACAACAGTGTCTGAACTAACAAAAGAATCTTTTCACTCAGTTCAAAACCAATGAATTTCTTTACATGGAAAAGCACTCATTATTATAAGTAACCACAGTAGGTATGTTACTGAGAAAATGTGACAGGAAAGAGTAAATCCAAGAGCAAATATTTTCTTAttcaaaagatagcttagaatctCTAGAAGATACATTTAGATCAATAGAAGAAATTGCCATATATTGGTTAGTCTAGCAACTTTTTCATGAAACTGAACCAACCATGTTGAGTCTTTCTATCTATGACATGGAGTTCAATACTCACATCAGATAAGCAGATAAGCACATATCAATGAAATTTTGTCTACATGCTGATCAAAATTTCTGAGATTGACTACACTCAATGTCAGTTTCCAATTTTAAAGCGCTTGAGCATCCACTGAGACGAAATGGAGGTAAAACGATTACCTTGGTAGCAAAAATGCACCACAATCTAAAGTAATTAATGTTGATATGTGACACCCATAGATATACTAGAGGCCAGAATCGGAACAGAATTATATACCTGTTACTAACAGTGAACAGCTCCTCGTTTTGGTTCATCAGAATATGATCCAGAGGACAGTACTCTTCGCCTGTCTCTTGGTCATGAAGCACTGAATGCCGATGACTAAATGTACCTCTTTCGACATCTTGGCCACTCAACCTAACATGATTGCCTTCCACTATAAGAGTCGCAAAAGCAAGTGCCTCAGCAAGTGCCCAGTCAATTCCCTCCCCAGTTTCAATCATCTGAGCACGCTGCTCAAAAATCTTCTTCACTGCTCTGTGAGGCTTGAAATTTTCAGGAAGAGTTGTAATGGCTTGCCCAACACGTTTCAATATCTCAGGTTTGACCCTGCATGTAGAGCAGTGGCATAAGACCAAACGAAGAAAGGCTTTACTATGATAAGAAAGCTAGCTACATCAAGACCAGGTCCTACCCAGTGTTTCGTATACGTGAAATCTGTTCAGGTGACTTGAATCCTGTCCAATAAGCAGAAAGCCAGTCCCTCCGCTGAGGTCTGTAGTCTTTGCTGTTTTCAAACTCTTTATTCAGGATTGAATGTATTTTGTTGTGGATCTCTTGAATTCGTTCTCTGGAGATATCCCCTGATTCTAGAAGTTTATTCTCATAAATTTTACGGGCGCTTGGATGATCTCGAATAACCTATTTTGGCAGAATATTCGTTAATGtcagctttaaattcaaatttaatactCAATAATTGCTGAGCTAAAGCAGTAGGCGGAGAAGAAAGTATGTGAGGAAAGATATGAAATCGCAGAAGATAATAGACATTGTTTTATTAGGTTAAAACCAGAAAAAGAATTGAAAAGGTGCAAGGGAACATCACCTTATACATCTTAGGCTGTGTAAAGGAGGGTTCGTCAATTTCATTGTGTCCAAATCGTCGATAGCAAACTAGATCCACGACCACATCAGAATGAAATGTTTGTCGCCACTCTGCCGCAAGCTCGCATACATGAACCACCGCTTCTATATCATCACCATTTACATGAAATATCGGAGCATTTAAGGCCTTAGCAACATCCGTGCAATATTGAGAAGACCTCCCAGCCCTTGGATCAGTAGTGAAGGCAACCTGATTGTTAACTACGATATGAATAGTTCCACCAGTTGTGTAATTTGGGAGGGCACTTAGATGGAGCGTCTCATAAACAACACCCTGACCAGCAAAACTTCCATCTCCATGGATCAGCACCCCCACGTTCTTTATCCTATCATTATCGTTAGAATAAAATTGTTTTGCCCGTGTCTTGCCAACCACAACTGGATCGACAGCTTCCAAATGACTTGGATTGGCAACTAAAGATAGATGAATTCTTTTCCCACCTCTAGTGGGCCTATCATATGAGGTACCCAAATGGTATTTCACATCCCCGGTCCCAGTATACAACCCAGTTTCCCCATCCACCGGCTTTGTGCCCCCACTAAACTCGCTAAAGATCTGGGACA from Ananas comosus cultivar F153 linkage group 18, ASM154086v1, whole genome shotgun sequence encodes:
- the LOC109723822 gene encoding zinc finger protein ZAT12-like, translated to MKRHRFPDREVGEVEVESINMANMLMFLSRGDGGGGGSGYGGGETDSNSQRVFECKTCGRRFPSFQALGGHRASHKKPRLSGDSAEAAEAAVAKPRVHECSICGLEFALGQALGGHMRRHRAAVAAAEEEVEGCGNFRIVLEKKHERKGEDEKRGSWLDLDLNMAPPLVDFFH
- the LOC109723651 gene encoding 2-oxoglutarate dehydrogenase, mitochondrial-like, with amino-acid sequence MAWFRAASSAARLAMRRNIARAPHYPARIHHLPPPPPPSRGFHSSAVRSKSTSAAPVPRAVPLSRLSDSFLDGTSSVYLEELQRAWEADPSSVDESWDNFFRNFVGQASTSPGISGQTIQESMRLLLLVRAYQVNGHMKAKLDPLGLEKREIPEDLDLSVYGFTEADLDREFFLGVWRMAGFLSENRPVQTLREILNRLEQAYCGTVGYEYMHIPDREKCNWLRDKIEAVNPRSYNRERREVILDRLSWSTEFENFLATKWAAAKRFGLEGGETLIPGMKEMFDRAADMGVESIVIGMSHRGRLNVLANVVRKPLSQIFSEFSGGTKPVDGETGLYTGTGDVKYHLGTSYDRPTRGGKRIHLSLVANPSHLEAVDPVVVGKTRAKQFYSNDNDRIKNVGVLIHGDGSFAGQGVVYETLHLSALPNYTTGGTIHIVVNNQVAFTTDPRAGRSSQYCTDVAKALNAPIFHVNGDDIEAVVHVCELAAEWRQTFHSDVVVDLVCYRRFGHNEIDEPSFTQPKMYKVIRDHPSARKIYENKLLESGDISRERIQEIHNKIHSILNKEFENSKDYRPQRRDWLSAYWTGFKSPEQISRIRNTGVKPEILKRVGQAITTLPENFKPHRAVKKIFEQRAQMIETGEGIDWALAEALAFATLIVEGNHVRLSGQDVERGTFSHRHSVLHDQETGEEYCPLDHILMNQNEELFTVSNSSLSEFAVLGFEMGYSMENPNSLILWEAQFGDFSNGAQVLFDQFMSSGEAKWLRQTGLVVLLPHGYDGQGPEHSSARLERFLQMSDDNPYVIPEMEPTLRKQIQECNWQVVNVTTPANYFHVLRRQIHREFRKPLVVMAPKNLLRHKDCKSHLSEFDDMEGHPGFDTQGTRFKRLIKDRNDHKEVEEGINRLVLCSGKVYYELDEERKKTERNDVAICRVEQLCPFPYDLIQRELKRYPNAEIVWCQEEPMNMGAYNYITPRLCTAMRALGRGSFEDIKYVGRAPSAATATGFLSVHQQEQAGLVRKAMQPEPIKCPY